A window of the Synechococcales cyanobacterium T60_A2020_003 genome harbors these coding sequences:
- a CDS encoding GH3 auxin-responsive promoter family protein, which yields MTDFALPVLAAIARRNKAVLLRQTQRVEAVQAQFLRSLLHTYRNTAFARENGLSDVRTVDQFRERIPVQPYSAFAPYTERM from the coding sequence ATGACAGATTTTGCGCTACCTGTACTAGCGGCGATCGCCCGTCGCAACAAAGCCGTGTTGCTGCGCCAAACTCAACGTGTGGAGGCGGTACAGGCTCAGTTTTTGCGATCGCTCCTGCACACCTATCGGAACACGGCCTTTGCCCGTGAAAACGGTCTGTCGGATGTTCGCACCGTAGATCAGTTTCGGGAACGCATCCCCGTCCAGCCCTACAGTGCGTTTGCGCCCTACACCGAACGGATGG